One genomic window of Pseudomonas chlororaphis subsp. piscium includes the following:
- a CDS encoding putative bifunctional diguanylate cyclase/phosphodiesterase: MPDKAIAEERRLAALHALELLDTASCENFDRICRMAAEYFKVPTALISLVDRDRQWFKSRVGFDEPQTPISQSFCAFTVQGREVLEVRNAARDPRFHDNPLVTRDQGIRFYAGAPLLTASGYAIGSLCIIDKVEQQLSIVERQQLRDMAAMVMEQVEQRQRLRRRDPVSGLANREQFQGDLRDLAEHHLGEKRVLVLIDALDMKVAHELTLALGLAPFEAIIRFLALRLQEYLGRHVRVYHVSVKRFGFLLPAPAQGLNQLLDALVSRLRRQPPGLGFPMIPTVCAGTVEFEIDTQSVDDALRKAMFALELAMARRSFWAHYDAGRDHAQRRAFNLASDLNDALRSGQIYLMFQPRFALPDGAQVSAEALLRWEHPWLGPISPAEFIPVMERNGLIHQVTRWVIDTVLSKLRGWGLPESSKLSINLSPKDFEDQDIAELIRRACERHRIDPRRLEVEITEGEWLRSNPNVLAQLTRIRELGMDVAIDDFGTGYSNFAYLHQIPANVVKLDKSMITDLERNTQHQKITRSIISLARELGYRTVAEGIESFKCLQMLYAFGCDEAQGYFLARPMLQERFLAWSGANRFPLQPCV, translated from the coding sequence ATGCCTGACAAGGCGATTGCCGAGGAGCGGCGCCTGGCCGCCCTGCATGCCCTGGAGTTGCTGGACACCGCCAGTTGCGAGAATTTCGACCGGATCTGCCGCATGGCGGCCGAGTACTTCAAGGTGCCGACCGCCTTGATCAGCCTGGTGGACCGCGATCGCCAGTGGTTCAAGTCGCGGGTCGGCTTCGATGAGCCGCAGACTCCCATCAGCCAGTCGTTCTGTGCCTTCACGGTGCAAGGCCGCGAGGTGCTGGAGGTGCGCAACGCGGCGCGCGATCCGCGCTTCCACGACAACCCCTTGGTGACCCGGGACCAGGGCATCCGCTTCTACGCCGGGGCACCGCTGTTGACCGCGTCCGGTTATGCCATCGGCAGCCTGTGCATCATCGATAAGGTCGAGCAGCAGTTGAGCATCGTCGAGCGCCAGCAGTTGCGGGACATGGCGGCGATGGTCATGGAGCAGGTCGAGCAGCGCCAGCGCCTGCGTCGTCGCGACCCGGTCAGCGGCCTGGCCAATCGCGAGCAGTTCCAGGGCGACCTGCGGGACCTGGCCGAGCACCACCTCGGCGAAAAGCGCGTGCTGGTACTGATCGATGCCCTGGACATGAAGGTCGCCCACGAACTGACCCTGGCCCTGGGGCTGGCGCCTTTCGAGGCCATCATCCGTTTTCTCGCGCTGCGCCTGCAGGAATACCTGGGGCGGCATGTGCGGGTCTATCACGTGTCGGTCAAGCGCTTCGGCTTCCTGCTGCCGGCGCCGGCCCAAGGGCTCAATCAGCTGCTCGATGCCCTGGTCAGTCGCCTGCGCCGCCAGCCGCCCGGGCTGGGGTTTCCCATGATTCCCACGGTCTGCGCCGGGACCGTGGAGTTCGAGATCGATACCCAGTCGGTGGACGATGCCTTGCGCAAGGCCATGTTCGCCCTGGAACTGGCCATGGCCAGGCGCAGTTTCTGGGCGCATTACGATGCCGGGCGCGATCACGCCCAGCGCCGCGCGTTCAACCTGGCCTCGGACCTCAACGATGCCTTGCGCAGTGGCCAGATCTACCTGATGTTCCAGCCACGCTTCGCCCTGCCCGATGGGGCCCAGGTGAGTGCCGAAGCCTTGTTGCGCTGGGAGCATCCGTGGCTGGGGCCGATCTCTCCCGCCGAGTTCATTCCGGTGATGGAGCGCAACGGCCTGATTCATCAGGTGACCCGCTGGGTCATCGACACGGTGTTGAGCAAGTTGCGCGGCTGGGGCCTGCCCGAGAGCAGCAAGCTGTCGATCAATCTGTCGCCCAAGGATTTCGAGGACCAGGATATCGCCGAGCTGATCCGTCGCGCCTGCGAGCGGCACCGCATCGACCCACGGCGGCTCGAAGTGGAGATCACCGAAGGCGAGTGGCTGCGTTCCAACCCGAATGTCCTGGCGCAGCTGACGCGCATTCGCGAGCTGGGCATGGACGTGGCCATCGATGATTTCGGCACCGGCTACAGCAACTTCGCCTACCTGCACCAGATCCCGGCCAATGTGGTGAAGCTCGACAAGTCGATGATCACCGACCTGGAGCGCAACACCCAGCACCAGAAGATCACCCGCTCGATCATCAGCCTGGCCCGCGAGCTGGGTTATCGCACCGTGGCCGAGGGCATCGAGAGTTTCAAATGCCTGCAGATGCTGTACGCGTTTGGCTGCGATGAAGCCCAGGGTTATTTCCTCGCCAGGCCGATGCTGCAGGAGCGCTTCCTGGCCTGGAGCGGGGCGAATCGTTTTCCGCTGCAGCCCTGCGTCTAG
- a CDS encoding SGNH/GDSL hydrolase family protein, with translation MRQILLAPLLALSLATGSCLAGPSFDHLYAFGDSYSDNGASDRLTRDMLAHQLKDAQQLPGELYWQGRWSNGPTAVEVLAKSLRLPLTDHAVGGAKSGQNNYYAWMTAYRDTGVSGQIDDYLANAKGQADPRALYFIFISANDFFEHADFGHKEPIDELATSSIGHIQNAVGRLAKAGARHFLVVGSTDLRHAPAVVASGQSEQALRYQQILEWQLPPLLVAESKKLDVRITYFDHIAFSDQLRRQPTEHGLAQLDRPCQPTYPEVKPACAHPNEYFYWDEWHPTRKVHALAGEAMAKALDQTR, from the coding sequence ATGCGCCAGATCCTGCTCGCTCCCTTGCTCGCACTTTCGTTGGCCACCGGCAGCTGCCTGGCCGGCCCTTCGTTCGATCATCTGTACGCCTTCGGCGACAGCTACTCTGACAACGGCGCCAGCGACCGCTTGACCCGGGACATGCTCGCCCACCAGCTCAAGGACGCTCAGCAACTGCCCGGCGAGCTGTATTGGCAAGGCCGCTGGAGCAACGGCCCGACCGCCGTCGAAGTACTTGCCAAAAGCCTGCGGCTGCCCCTCACCGACCACGCCGTTGGTGGCGCGAAAAGTGGGCAGAACAACTACTACGCCTGGATGACCGCGTACCGCGACACGGGAGTGAGCGGGCAGATCGACGACTACCTGGCCAACGCCAAAGGCCAGGCCGACCCTCGCGCGCTGTACTTCATCTTCATCAGCGCCAACGACTTTTTCGAGCACGCCGACTTCGGCCACAAGGAGCCGATCGACGAACTGGCCACCAGCAGCATCGGCCATATCCAGAATGCCGTCGGCCGCCTGGCCAAGGCCGGCGCCAGGCATTTCCTGGTGGTCGGCAGCACCGACCTACGCCATGCCCCGGCGGTGGTGGCCAGCGGGCAGAGCGAACAGGCGCTGCGCTATCAGCAGATACTTGAATGGCAACTGCCACCGCTGCTGGTGGCCGAGAGCAAAAAGCTCGATGTACGGATCACCTACTTCGACCACATCGCCTTCAGCGACCAGCTGCGCCGCCAGCCTACCGAACATGGCCTGGCCCAGCTCGACCGGCCATGCCAGCCGACCTACCCCGAGGTGAAGCCGGCATGCGCCCATCCAAACGAATATTTCTATTGGGATGAATGGCACCCGACCCGCAAGGTCCATGCCCTGGCGGGAGAAGCCATGGCCAAGGCCCTCGACCAGACCCGCTAA
- a CDS encoding GAF domain-containing protein, which yields MAKSSPLFDSLQADIDALARQLGVSSILIMRSLPQHMQVEASGGRHEDTYPIGAQGQKSSLAHNGQALYCERVVDSGQPLYVKDSRLEAEWAGNEDEVEFGLSNYLGYPVRDADGEVFGTVCALHESAKQYSAEEQAALEAFRQKVEALLARSSR from the coding sequence GTGGCCAAATCTTCCCCATTGTTCGACTCGCTGCAGGCCGATATCGATGCCCTGGCCAGGCAGCTGGGCGTCAGCTCCATTCTGATCATGCGTTCGCTGCCCCAGCACATGCAGGTCGAAGCCTCGGGCGGGCGACATGAGGATACTTATCCGATTGGCGCCCAGGGCCAGAAAAGCAGCCTCGCGCACAACGGCCAGGCGCTGTATTGCGAGCGGGTGGTGGACAGCGGCCAGCCGCTGTACGTCAAGGATTCACGGCTGGAAGCCGAGTGGGCGGGCAACGAGGACGAGGTGGAATTCGGCCTGAGCAACTACCTGGGTTACCCGGTGCGCGATGCCGATGGCGAGGTGTTCGGCACCGTCTGCGCGCTGCATGAAAGCGCCAAGCAATACAGCGCCGAAGAGCAGGCCGCGCTGGAGGCGTTCCGACAAAAGGTCGAGGCTTTGCTCGCCCGTTCGTCGCGATGA
- a CDS encoding type II toxin-antitoxin system HicB family antitoxin, whose product MLYPIAISMGDDEHAWGVEVPDIPGCFSAGDDLDDAMAMAREAIEGHFEILAEDGAAIPSANKVTLHAANPQYAGCTWALIDIDVTKYLGKAQKLNITLPGYLLNRIDEYVLHHPEAKSRSGFLASAALKVLQQD is encoded by the coding sequence ATGCTTTACCCGATTGCAATTTCAATGGGCGATGACGAACACGCCTGGGGCGTGGAAGTCCCCGACATTCCTGGCTGTTTCTCGGCCGGTGACGACCTCGATGACGCCATGGCCATGGCCCGCGAAGCCATCGAAGGGCACTTCGAGATTCTCGCCGAAGACGGTGCCGCCATCCCGTCCGCCAACAAGGTCACCCTGCACGCGGCCAACCCTCAGTACGCAGGCTGCACCTGGGCGCTGATCGACATCGATGTCACCAAGTACCTGGGCAAGGCGCAGAAGCTCAACATCACCCTGCCCGGCTACCTGCTGAACCGCATCGACGAATACGTGCTGCATCACCCGGAAGCGAAGAGCCGCTCGGGTTTTCTCGCTTCGGCTGCATTGAAGGTATTGCAGCAAGACTGA
- a CDS encoding type II toxin-antitoxin system HicA family toxin: MNSRYLIGQIVADGWYLVRVRGSHHPFRPPSKPGLVTVPHPKKDLLRKTAISILKQALLM, from the coding sequence GTGAACAGTCGGTATTTGATCGGCCAAATCGTCGCAGACGGTTGGTATCTGGTCAGGGTCAGAGGCAGTCACCACCCTTTCAGGCCCCCCAGTAAACCGGGGCTGGTGACAGTTCCACATCCCAAAAAGGACCTGCTGAGAAAAACCGCCATCAGCATTCTGAAACAGGCGCTGCTCATGTGA
- a CDS encoding fimbrial biogenesis chaperone produces the protein MKTPVIAGLILASFTLLFSAFSQAGINLENTRVVLAAPSKEASLVIKNSATEDLMFQAWVESADKSEDVPFAITPVLKRLAGEQQQVLRILYSGKGLPTDKESVYWLNVREVPQKSREENTLQIALQQRLKLFYRPAGLPGKVTEAPQQLKWRLLAKDGKPYLEVTNPSAFHLSFAAITLRMGNKSFTAPIDMIAPATTSQVEIAELPNGVQANDLQVEFEVIGDFGGILKYDGAISG, from the coding sequence GTGAAGACCCCAGTCATCGCCGGATTGATTCTGGCCAGTTTCACCCTGCTTTTTTCTGCTTTCTCCCAGGCCGGCATCAACCTGGAAAATACCCGTGTGGTGCTTGCGGCACCGAGCAAGGAAGCGTCCCTGGTGATCAAGAACAGCGCGACCGAGGACCTGATGTTCCAGGCCTGGGTCGAGTCGGCCGACAAAAGCGAGGATGTGCCTTTCGCCATCACCCCGGTGCTCAAGCGCCTGGCTGGCGAACAGCAGCAGGTGTTGCGCATCCTGTACAGCGGCAAAGGCCTGCCGACCGACAAGGAGTCGGTGTACTGGCTGAACGTGCGGGAGGTTCCGCAAAAGTCCCGGGAGGAAAATACCCTGCAAATCGCCTTGCAGCAGCGCCTCAAGCTGTTCTACCGGCCGGCCGGGCTACCCGGCAAGGTCACGGAGGCCCCGCAACAGCTGAAGTGGCGCCTGCTTGCCAAAGACGGCAAGCCCTATCTGGAAGTGACCAACCCGTCGGCTTTCCACCTGTCTTTTGCCGCTATCACGCTGCGGATGGGAAACAAGAGTTTCACCGCGCCGATCGATATGATCGCGCCGGCCACGACTTCTCAGGTCGAGATTGCGGAACTACCGAACGGCGTCCAGGCCAACGACCTCCAGGTTGAATTCGAAGTCATCGGCGATTTTGGTGGAATCCTCAAATACGACGGCGCCATTTCCGGCTGA
- a CDS encoding fimbrial protein, which produces MRKLILTLLFLSGLSAQDAFAACSWMGTPPQLTKDITLPSKTIIKAAAIGQELAKHRLKLWPYQTVQCSGPGNVVSIVADTALLPSALPNVYETGIEGVGVKFCLTLGSGTTTFCVPYSFQIVLNGMPAVPDLMDVVFVRTGRGVASGNASMKFNVTWAVGGLSVVVRSQGATELVNDIFFAGCESVGAAVNVPMGKQTIDNLKKGSVKEVPFNFDVRCEGLKPDTKVPVKVYFEGNSQADGLLKLAQLGQAGVASGVGISLVNDKGVKLPFAISRSIALDWNREIAEGSIYRFSGSAKYAPTGGEIKPGKGDATMSFVLNYN; this is translated from the coding sequence ATGCGCAAACTGATACTCACCTTGTTGTTCTTATCCGGTCTGTCTGCTCAGGATGCATTCGCGGCTTGCAGCTGGATGGGTACTCCACCGCAGCTTACAAAGGATATTACTCTTCCCTCTAAAACGATCATCAAGGCAGCCGCCATTGGGCAGGAGCTTGCCAAGCATAGATTGAAGCTCTGGCCTTATCAGACCGTCCAATGCTCTGGGCCAGGTAATGTTGTCTCTATTGTGGCGGACACTGCGTTGTTGCCTTCGGCGCTGCCAAATGTTTATGAAACAGGTATCGAGGGCGTCGGGGTCAAGTTCTGTCTGACACTGGGTTCAGGTACCACAACTTTCTGTGTCCCATATTCCTTTCAAATCGTGCTGAATGGAATGCCGGCTGTGCCCGACTTAATGGATGTTGTGTTCGTTCGTACCGGTCGTGGCGTAGCATCGGGAAATGCCTCTATGAAGTTCAACGTGACATGGGCAGTCGGTGGTTTATCAGTTGTGGTCAGATCACAAGGTGCTACCGAACTGGTCAACGATATATTTTTCGCTGGATGTGAATCAGTAGGAGCGGCGGTCAATGTCCCCATGGGCAAGCAGACTATCGACAACCTCAAGAAGGGAAGCGTCAAAGAGGTGCCATTCAACTTCGATGTCCGCTGCGAAGGCTTGAAACCTGACACGAAAGTTCCGGTAAAAGTCTACTTCGAAGGCAATTCTCAGGCCGACGGCCTGCTCAAACTTGCCCAGCTAGGTCAGGCGGGGGTCGCATCGGGGGTGGGCATTTCCCTGGTCAACGACAAGGGCGTCAAGTTGCCATTTGCTATCTCCAGGTCCATCGCCCTCGATTGGAACCGGGAGATCGCGGAAGGCTCCATTTACCGATTCTCCGGCAGTGCCAAATATGCCCCCACAGGTGGCGAGATAAAGCCGGGCAAGGGCGATGCGACTATGAGCTTCGTTCTCAACTACAACTGA
- a CDS encoding alpha/beta fold hydrolase: protein MRPEIAVLDIQGQYRVYTEFYRADAAEKTIILVNGSMATTASFAQTVKNLHPQFNVVLYDQPYAGRSKAHNKHEKMLTKEVEGLILLELIDHFAAEHVMSFSWGGAPTLLALAQRPRRIEKAVISSFSPVINEPMRDYLERGVDYLGSLDGDRVGHLVNETIGKHLPSLFKRFNYRHVSTLAEHEYGQMHFHISHILNSDRQCYLKAAKNIEVPMLFMNGEWDEYTAANDARLFGNHVRHSTFSTIQAAGHFLDMEHKAACRDSRNALMGFLKPTQHTSRPRYHYLQDHHALAI, encoded by the coding sequence ATGAGGCCAGAAATCGCTGTGCTGGATATACAAGGTCAGTATCGGGTTTACACGGAGTTCTATCGCGCAGATGCCGCAGAAAAGACCATCATTCTGGTCAACGGCTCAATGGCCACCACTGCGTCTTTTGCGCAGACCGTGAAGAATCTGCATCCGCAATTCAATGTGGTGCTCTACGACCAGCCCTACGCCGGTCGTTCGAAAGCCCACAACAAACACGAGAAAATGCTCACCAAGGAAGTCGAGGGGCTGATCCTGCTGGAGCTGATCGACCACTTCGCCGCCGAGCACGTGATGTCGTTCTCCTGGGGTGGCGCGCCGACGCTGCTCGCCCTGGCACAACGCCCGCGGCGCATTGAAAAGGCGGTGATCAGCTCGTTCTCGCCGGTGATCAACGAGCCGATGCGCGACTACCTCGAACGCGGCGTCGATTACCTCGGCAGCCTGGACGGCGATCGTGTCGGGCACCTGGTCAACGAGACCATCGGCAAGCACCTGCCGTCGCTGTTCAAGCGTTTCAACTATCGCCATGTCAGCACCCTGGCCGAGCATGAATACGGGCAGATGCACTTCCACATCAGCCATATCCTCAACAGCGACCGCCAGTGCTACCTGAAAGCGGCGAAGAACATCGAGGTACCGATGCTGTTCATGAACGGTGAATGGGACGAATACACCGCCGCCAATGACGCCCGGCTGTTCGGCAACCACGTCCGGCACTCGACGTTCAGCACCATCCAGGCCGCCGGGCACTTCCTCGACATGGAACACAAGGCCGCCTGCCGGGACAGCCGTAACGCGCTGATGGGGTTCCTCAAACCGACCCAGCACACCAGTCGTCCGCGCTATCACTACCTGCAGGACCACCATGCCCTGGCTATCTGA
- a CDS encoding pseudouridine synthase — translation MRVDRFLSNLPRFNRQQVRLLLVAKRVRIDGQVVSDPHAEVREFSRVELDDEVLQAGKPPRYFMLHKPMGCVSATRDPEHRTVLDLLDEPDKHELHIAGRLDYNTTGLLILTNDGSWSRRLTQPQTKLPKRYYVETEQDIGPEYAETFAQGLYFAFEDLTTLPAELQILGPRCARLSIVEGRYHQVKRMFGHFDNKVLRLHRERMGPLALDENLAPGEYRSLTDEEIRLI, via the coding sequence ATGCGCGTTGACCGTTTCCTCAGTAACCTGCCCCGCTTCAACCGCCAGCAGGTGCGCCTGTTGCTGGTGGCAAAGCGCGTCCGTATCGACGGTCAGGTGGTCAGCGATCCCCACGCCGAGGTGCGAGAGTTCAGCCGGGTCGAGCTCGACGACGAAGTGCTGCAGGCCGGCAAGCCACCACGCTATTTCATGCTGCACAAACCCATGGGCTGCGTCAGCGCCACCCGCGATCCCGAACACCGCACCGTGCTCGATCTGCTGGACGAACCGGACAAGCACGAGCTGCACATCGCCGGGCGCCTGGACTACAACACCACCGGTTTGCTGATCCTCACCAACGACGGCAGTTGGTCACGGCGCCTGACCCAGCCGCAGACCAAACTGCCGAAGCGCTATTACGTCGAGACGGAACAGGACATAGGCCCGGAGTACGCCGAGACTTTCGCCCAGGGCCTGTACTTCGCTTTCGAGGACCTCACCACCCTGCCCGCCGAGTTGCAGATCCTCGGCCCCCGGTGCGCGCGGCTGAGCATCGTCGAAGGCCGCTATCACCAGGTCAAGCGCATGTTCGGCCATTTCGACAACAAGGTCTTGCGCCTGCACCGCGAACGCATGGGACCGCTGGCCCTCGACGAAAACCTGGCGCCTGGCGAGTACCGATCGCTGACCGATGAAGAAATCCGCCTGATCTGA
- a CDS encoding cysteine-rich CWC family protein: MNSPTLCPACGARNDCSLADPRTADQACWCYSVSIDPAVLEALPPELRDRACLCPRCAQVDAQLQAAARPIP; encoded by the coding sequence CTGAACAGCCCCACCCTCTGCCCGGCCTGCGGCGCCCGCAATGACTGCAGCCTGGCCGACCCGCGTACCGCTGACCAGGCCTGCTGGTGCTACAGCGTGAGCATCGACCCGGCGGTGCTCGAAGCCCTGCCGCCGGAGCTGCGCGATCGCGCCTGCCTGTGTCCGCGCTGTGCCCAGGTCGACGCGCAACTGCAAGCGGCCGCCAGGCCGATCCCGTAA
- a CDS encoding sensor domain-containing diguanylate cyclase yields MPLSSPLYSQRWLIITLIALLGCGFMATSLLSYYASRTSIRDNIVNTELPLTSDTLYSEIQKDLVRPILISSMMSRDTFMRDWVMGGERDPEQMTRYLNEVMTHYGAYTAFFVSNSTLTYYHAKGVLKKINPDTPLDAWYFRVRDMATPYEINVDPDQANQNNLTFFINYKVYDYQDNFIGVAGVGLKVDTVIKLIDRYQQRYQRSVYFADSQGRIVLTGAEGGPQGARAGQSLLELENLHDLQAKLPKPHSGSYEYNAQGQGHFLNVRFIPELNWYLFVDKHEGSALGDIRRSLYLNLLICLVITLIVLALLNGVIRRFQRKIETQATLDSLTGLPNRRGFDLLAGQAMHEAQREPKPLTALLLDLDHFKRLNDTHGHLAGDQVLSGFARHLASCLRQSDIVCRWGGEEFIVLLKDTDGATALKIAEKIRLLIEQQSYAYEGKNLRLTVSIGVTTLQADDTLHSLLSRADHAMYRAKQTGRNRTCVEMPHSSYE; encoded by the coding sequence ATGCCGCTTAGTTCCCCGCTGTATTCGCAACGCTGGTTGATCATCACGCTCATCGCGCTGCTGGGCTGCGGTTTTATGGCCACTTCCTTGCTCAGCTATTACGCCTCGCGGACCTCGATCCGCGACAACATTGTCAACACCGAGCTGCCGCTGACCTCCGACACCCTGTATTCGGAGATCCAGAAAGACCTGGTACGACCGATCCTGATTTCTTCGATGATGTCCCGCGATACCTTCATGCGCGACTGGGTGATGGGTGGCGAACGCGACCCCGAGCAGATGACCCGCTACCTCAACGAGGTGATGACCCACTACGGCGCCTACACCGCCTTCTTCGTCTCCAACAGCACCCTGACCTACTACCACGCCAAGGGTGTGCTGAAAAAAATCAATCCTGATACCCCCCTCGACGCCTGGTATTTTCGCGTCCGCGACATGGCCACGCCGTATGAGATCAATGTCGATCCGGACCAGGCCAACCAGAACAACCTGACGTTTTTCATCAACTACAAGGTCTACGACTACCAGGACAATTTCATCGGCGTCGCTGGTGTCGGCCTCAAGGTAGATACGGTGATCAAGCTGATCGACCGCTACCAGCAGCGTTATCAGCGCAGTGTGTATTTCGCCGATAGCCAGGGCCGGATCGTCCTCACCGGGGCCGAAGGCGGTCCGCAAGGCGCGCGGGCCGGCCAGTCGCTGCTCGAACTGGAAAACCTGCACGACCTGCAGGCCAAGCTGCCCAAGCCCCACAGCGGCAGCTATGAATACAACGCCCAGGGCCAGGGGCACTTTCTCAATGTGCGCTTCATTCCCGAGCTGAACTGGTACCTGTTCGTCGACAAGCACGAGGGCAGCGCGCTGGGCGATATCCGCCGCTCGCTGTACCTCAATCTGCTGATCTGCCTGGTGATCACCCTGATCGTGCTGGCCCTGCTCAACGGCGTGATCAGACGTTTCCAGCGCAAGATCGAAACCCAGGCCACCCTCGACAGCCTCACCGGCCTGCCCAACCGTCGCGGCTTCGACCTGCTGGCTGGCCAGGCCATGCATGAGGCCCAGCGCGAACCCAAGCCGCTGACCGCCCTGCTGCTGGACCTGGATCACTTCAAACGCCTCAACGACACCCACGGCCACCTCGCCGGCGACCAGGTGTTGAGCGGCTTCGCCCGGCACCTGGCAAGCTGCCTGCGCCAATCCGATATCGTTTGCCGCTGGGGCGGCGAAGAGTTCATCGTGCTGCTCAAGGACACCGACGGCGCCACGGCGCTGAAGATTGCCGAGAAGATCCGCCTGCTGATCGAGCAACAGAGCTATGCCTATGAGGGCAAGAATCTGCGGCTGACCGTCAGTATCGGCGTGACCACGCTGCAGGCGGACGATACCCTGCACAGCCTGCTGTCGCGCGCCGACCATGCGATGTACCGTGCCAAGCAGACCGGCCGTAACCGAACCTGCGTGGAAATGCCTCACTCCAGTTATGAATGA
- a CDS encoding enoyl-CoA hydratase/isomerase family protein, producing the protein MNLHFEELTGTDGARIAIASLDAEQSLNALSLPMIHLLSDRLEAWARDPQVVCVLLRGNGAKAFCAGGEVRSLVQACLANPGEVPPLAAQFFAAEYRLDYRLHTYPKPLICWGHGYVLGGGLGLLQGASIRIVTPSSRLAMPEISIGLYPDVGASWFLSRLPGKLGLFLGLTGAHMNGRDAIDLDLADRFLRDDQQEALIDGLLQLNWQEQTPMQLNSLLKALQQEAMEQMPAAQWLPRRQQIDEWLDVSDVRCAWRVISQLHNHSDTLLARAAKTLSEGCPLTACLVWEQIQRARHLSLAQVFQMEYTLSLNCCRHPEFSEGVRARLIDKDHKPHWHWPDINSIPDAVVQAHFHKAWEGRHPLADLSDF; encoded by the coding sequence ATGAATCTGCACTTCGAAGAACTCACCGGCACCGACGGCGCGCGCATCGCAATTGCCAGCCTGGATGCCGAACAATCCCTCAACGCTTTGTCCCTGCCGATGATCCACCTGTTGAGCGACCGCCTGGAAGCCTGGGCCAGGGATCCGCAAGTGGTCTGTGTGCTGTTGCGCGGCAACGGCGCCAAGGCCTTTTGCGCCGGCGGTGAAGTGCGCAGCCTGGTCCAGGCCTGCCTGGCCAACCCCGGCGAAGTGCCGCCACTGGCCGCGCAATTCTTCGCTGCGGAATACCGTCTCGACTACCGCCTGCACACCTATCCGAAACCATTGATCTGCTGGGGCCACGGTTATGTGCTCGGCGGCGGCCTGGGCCTGCTGCAGGGCGCCAGCATTCGTATCGTCACGCCGAGCAGCCGCCTGGCGATGCCGGAAATCAGTATCGGCCTGTACCCGGATGTCGGCGCCAGCTGGTTCCTCTCGCGCCTGCCGGGCAAGCTCGGGCTGTTCCTCGGCCTGACCGGCGCGCATATGAACGGCCGTGATGCCATCGACCTGGACCTGGCCGACCGTTTCCTGCGGGACGATCAGCAGGAAGCGCTGATCGACGGGTTGCTGCAGCTCAACTGGCAGGAACAGACGCCGATGCAGCTCAACAGCCTGCTCAAGGCCCTGCAACAGGAGGCCATGGAACAGATGCCCGCGGCCCAGTGGCTGCCACGGCGCCAGCAGATCGACGAGTGGCTGGACGTCAGCGACGTACGCTGTGCCTGGCGGGTCATCAGCCAGCTGCACAATCACTCGGATACCCTGCTGGCGCGAGCGGCGAAAACCCTCAGCGAAGGCTGCCCGCTGACCGCCTGCCTGGTCTGGGAGCAGATCCAGCGGGCCCGGCACCTGTCCCTGGCCCAGGTGTTCCAGATGGAATACACCCTGAGCCTGAACTGCTGCCGGCATCCCGAATTCAGCGAAGGGGTGCGGGCACGCTTGATCGACAAGGACCACAAACCCCACTGGCACTGGCCGGACATCAACAGCATCCCCGACGCTGTGGTGCAGGCACATTTCCACAAGGCCTGGGAAGGCCGTCACCCCTTGGCCGATCTGTCAGACTTTTGA
- the ung gene encoding uracil-DNA glycosylase, translating to MTDDDRIKLEPSWKQALRAEFDQPYMAELREFLRQEHAAGKEIYPPGPLIFNALNSTPLDKVKVVILGQDPYHGPGQAHGLCFSVQPGVPAPPSLVNIYKELKRDLNIDMPNHGYLQSWADQGVLMLNTTMTVQRANAASHAGKGWQYFTDRIIEVVSQHQPHLVFLLWGSHAQSKQKLIDATKHLVLTSVHPSPLSAYRGFIGCGHFSRTNKYLEQNGETPIEWRLPPV from the coding sequence ATGACCGATGACGACCGTATCAAACTCGAACCCAGCTGGAAGCAAGCACTGCGTGCCGAATTCGACCAGCCTTACATGGCGGAGTTACGCGAGTTCCTGCGTCAGGAACATGCCGCCGGCAAGGAGATCTACCCGCCGGGCCCGTTGATTTTCAATGCGCTGAATTCGACGCCGCTGGATAAGGTCAAGGTGGTGATCCTCGGCCAGGACCCTTACCACGGTCCGGGCCAGGCCCACGGCCTGTGCTTCTCGGTGCAGCCGGGCGTACCGGCGCCGCCGTCCCTGGTGAACATCTATAAAGAGCTCAAGCGCGACCTGAACATCGACATGCCCAACCACGGCTACCTGCAGAGCTGGGCCGACCAGGGCGTGCTGATGCTCAACACCACCATGACCGTGCAGCGGGCCAACGCGGCTTCCCACGCAGGCAAGGGCTGGCAGTACTTCACCGACCGGATCATCGAAGTGGTGAGCCAGCACCAGCCGCACCTGGTGTTCCTGCTGTGGGGTTCCCACGCCCAGAGCAAGCAGAAGCTGATCGATGCCACCAAGCACCTGGTGCTGACCTCGGTGCACCCGTCGCCCCTGTCGGCGTACCGCGGCTTTATCGGTTGCGGGCATTTCAGCCGGACCAACAAGTACCTCGAGCAGAATGGCGAAACGCCGATCGAATGGCGGTTGCCGCCGGTTTGA